The following proteins are encoded in a genomic region of Pseudobdellovibrionaceae bacterium:
- a CDS encoding thioredoxin fold domain-containing protein — protein MKIGKYILKLKLFFFLLITSFFSNNAFSENYHYQPHFKILTPFISNSGNGSIQLQLNLKSGYKAYIKAFRLTAKPWLLFSAPKVNPTYHIQDPFSKMTKAVTSGKSTLSFTYENIKDWPKDLKKIPLYIKYQICTKTVCYLKQTKKLYITVKHLIAPINKASNVLKSTALSNNNAFICDTHFFSFQCFRQLDENILLKKMNSILTSKNWGVLLIILFITGLLMSFTPCILPMIPITLGIIGIQEHKSLKQKLLTTLAYSLGISLTYAFMGVLAALTGSLFGSVLANPYVQFIFALIFFISAMSLFGLFSINGPLNIFQKYSFKKSTNILTVFLSGLVAGLIASPCIGPVLLGVLSFVATSQDALLGFALLFVLAQGLTFSLIIVSLTGGSWIKKYLQKPKIMQGSKIILGIGFLLGSFYFSYPLLSPLINKVNPNVSKGHKLWSPYSSSAFQVALKNNKPIVLDFYADWCLSCLELNAKVFGSKAIQEIKSQFTWLQIDATHENPMVLQLQKKYNVLGLPTVLFFSKTGVLQNQLRLTGFENAKKVKKRLIKLLNKK, from the coding sequence ATGAAAATAGGAAAATATATATTGAAATTAAAACTCTTCTTTTTTTTATTAATCACTAGCTTTTTTAGTAATAATGCATTTTCCGAAAATTATCACTACCAACCTCACTTTAAAATTTTAACTCCCTTTATTAGCAATAGCGGTAATGGAAGCATTCAACTACAATTAAATTTAAAGTCGGGCTACAAAGCCTATATTAAAGCCTTTCGCTTAACTGCAAAACCTTGGCTGCTGTTTTCTGCTCCAAAAGTAAATCCCACCTACCACATACAAGACCCCTTTAGTAAAATGACAAAAGCCGTTACCAGCGGAAAAAGCACTTTGTCATTTACTTACGAAAACATTAAAGATTGGCCTAAAGATTTAAAAAAAATACCTTTATATATAAAATACCAAATTTGTACAAAAACGGTTTGTTATTTAAAACAAACAAAAAAATTATACATAACAGTAAAGCATTTAATCGCTCCAATTAATAAAGCTAGTAATGTTTTAAAAAGCACAGCCTTATCCAACAACAATGCCTTTATATGTGATACTCACTTTTTTTCTTTTCAGTGCTTTAGGCAGTTAGATGAAAACATTTTACTAAAAAAAATGAACTCTATTTTGACTTCTAAAAACTGGGGAGTTTTGCTAATTATTTTATTTATTACCGGTTTGTTAATGAGTTTTACTCCCTGCATTTTACCCATGATACCTATCACTTTAGGTATTATTGGGATACAAGAACATAAAAGTTTAAAGCAAAAATTACTAACCACATTAGCTTATTCTTTGGGAATTTCTTTAACTTATGCTTTTATGGGAGTGTTAGCCGCTCTTACAGGAAGTTTATTTGGTAGTGTGCTTGCCAACCCTTATGTGCAATTTATCTTTGCTTTGATTTTCTTTATTTCTGCCATGAGTTTATTTGGATTATTTTCTATTAATGGTCCATTAAATATTTTTCAAAAATATAGCTTTAAAAAAAGCACTAATATACTAACTGTTTTTCTTTCAGGGCTTGTTGCTGGCTTAATTGCTTCGCCTTGTATTGGGCCCGTATTATTAGGAGTTTTAAGTTTTGTAGCTACATCACAAGATGCTTTATTAGGTTTTGCTTTGTTATTTGTTTTAGCTCAAGGTTTAACTTTTAGTTTAATTATTGTTAGCCTAACTGGAGGCAGTTGGATTAAAAAATATTTGCAAAAACCAAAAATAATGCAAGGATCAAAAATTATTTTAGGAATAGGCTTTCTTTTGGGCTCTTTTTATTTTTCTTACCCTCTTTTATCTCCTCTAATAAATAAAGTAAACCCTAATGTTTCTAAGGGGCATAAACTTTGGTCTCCTTACTCTTCTTCTGCTTTTCAAGTGGCTTTAAAAAACAACAAACCTATTGTTTTAGATTTTTATGCAGACTGGTGTTTATCCTGTTTAGAACTTAATGCAAAAGTTTTTGGTTCAAAAGCTATACAAGAAATAAAATCACAATTTACATGGTTGCAAATAGATGCCACCCATGAAAACCCAATGGTTTTACAGTTACAAAAAAAATACAATGTGCTAGGTTTGCCAACAGTTTTATTTTTTTCTAAAACAGGAGTTTTGCAAAACCAACTACGCTTAACAGGCTTTGAAAATGCTAAAAAAGTAAAAAAGCGTTTAATTAAATTATTAAATAAGAAATAA